The Luteolibacter sp. Y139 nucleotide sequence CGAAGGCCTGAGCTACATTGCTTCACCCGGTGGGACCAACAACACGCTCAACCTCTTCAACGCCCCTCCAGAAGAAAACGAGACGATCGAACTCGGTGCGAAGTGGGAGTTCTTCGATCAGAAGCTGCTTCTCAGTAGTGCCATCTTCCGGACTGAAAAGACCAACGCCCGCACCACCGATCCGACGGATCCGACGATCGTGACCCTGACCGGCGAGCAAGTCGTGCAAGGCTTCGAGGTCGGCTTCGCCGGCAGCATCACCGACAAGTGGCGCGTGATCGGCGGCTATACCTTCCTCGACAGCGAAGTGAAATCTTCCGCGGTCGCGGCCGAGGTTGGCAGCGAGGTCAGCAACACGCCGGAAAATTCCTTCAGCCTCTGGACCGTCTATGACCTGCCGAAGAATATCTCGGTGGGCGTGGGTGCCCAGTATGTGGGCAGCCGCTACAACAACAACAACGTGGACACCCGCCAGCAGGCCGATGGCTTCACCATCTTCAACGCGATGGCCAGCTACGCGATGAACGAGAATGTCACCTTCCAGCTCAACGTGGACAACCTCTTCGACGAGGAATACATCGACCGCGTGGGTGGCGGCCACTTCGTCCCGGGCCAAGGTCGCTCGGCGGTGCTCAGTGCCACGCTGAATTTCTAACTGTTCTTCTTTCATAGGTTGCTGCAAGAGCCGGGAAGCACGCCAGGGCGTGTTTCCCGGCTCGATTTTGACCCGATATGTTCCAGCGTTTTCGCAAGCTCGTCTTTTGGCTTCACCTCGTGGCAGGGGTTGCTGCCGGATTGGTGATTCTCGTCATGGCCTCCACTGGTGTGCTGCTGTCGTTCGAGCGACAGCTCACGACAGCAGCGGATGGATTCGAATTTTCGACGAGTGGTGAGAAGCTTCCGCCGGAAGCGCTCACCGCTTCCTTGCAAGCGGCAGGATTGAAAGGTGCCACCGGCCTCACACTTTCGTCCGATGCCACGAAGCCCGCGGCCTTCCAGTTCGGAAAAGAGAAGACGGTCTTTGTCCATCCTGTCACGGGTGAGGTATTGGGCGAAGGCGGGAAGAAGACGCGCTCTTTCTTCAAGTTCGTCACTGGCCTGCATCGCTGGTTGGCGATGGCCGGTCCGGCGCAGGAGGCAGGCAAGAGCATCACCGCCGCGGCGGCGCTGGTGTTCCTGTTCCTCATTCCGAGCGGTCTGCTCCTGTGGATTCCGAAGCGATGGACGAGGCAGGGCGTCAAGGCCATCACTACCATCCAACCACAGCTCAAGGGGCGGGCGCGCGATTGGAACTGGCACAACGTGCTTGGCATCTGGTTCGCCTTGCCACTGCTGGTAATCACGACCACCGGCGTGGTCATGGGCTATCCGTGGGCGAACGGGTTGCTATTCAAACTCGCGGGCGAGACCGCGCCGCCTGCCGGTGGTCCACCGGGAGGAAGAGGAGGTCCGCAAGGCGGTAGGGAAGGTCAGCAGGGCGGCAGAGGCGGTCCACAAGGGGAGCGAGGCGGCTCGCAGCCTGGAGTTTCGACCACCGGGTGGAATCAGGCGCTCGCCGCCGTGACTGCCAATCGCTCGGGGTGGGAAACCATCCAGTTCCAGTTTCCCGCAGGTAAGGAGATCGTCTTCCAAGTGTCTAACAGCCATCGCGGGCGTCCTGATCTCCGGGAAAGCGTGACGGTGGATCTCGGGACTGCCGCGATCATCAAGGCGGAGGGCTTTTCGCAGATGAGCCAAGGCAAGCGATGGCGCAACTGGGTCCGCTGGATTCACACCGGCGAGGCCGGTGGATGGGCGGGTCAATTGCTTGCGGGCCTCACCGCAATGGCTGCGGCGACGCTGGTGTGGACCGGCCTTGCGCTGAGCTGGCGGCGCTGGCGGAGGTCTCGCGCGAAAGCCAAGGCTTAGGCCAGGATGTCCTTCACCACCTTCGCCGGTTCGACGCCGGTGAGCTTTTGGTCGAGGCCTTGGAACTTGAAGCTCAGTTTTTCGTGGTTGAGGCCGAGCTGGTTCAAGATGGTGGCGTGCAGATCGCGGATGTGAACGGGATTCTGGACGATGTTGTAGCTCATCTCGTCGGTCTCGCCGTAAACTTGCCCGCCCTTGATCCCGCCTCCGGCGATCCAGAGGGAGAAGCAGCGCGGGTGGTGGTCGCGGCCGTAGTTCGTTTCGCTCAGTCCGCCCTGGCAGTAGATGGTGCGGCCGAATTCGCCGCCGAAGACGACGAGCGTGTCTTCCAGCATGCCGCGTTGCTTGAGGTCCTGAATCAGGCCGTAGACACCTTGGTCGACGTCCTTGCACTGCGAGGTGAGATCGCGCGGCAGGTCACCGTGCTGGTCCCAGCCGCGGTGGAAGATCTGCACGAAGCGGGTACCTCGCTCTAACAGACGGCGCGCCATCAGGGCCGAGGCAGCGAAGGATCCACCCACCTTGCTGTCCTTGCCGTAGAGTTCGAAGATGTGCTCGGGCTCGCCGGACATGTCGGCGAGCTCCGGAACCGAGGCCTGCATGCGGAAGGCCATTTCATACTGCTGGATGCGGGTCTGGATCTCAGGGTCGCCAACGGCTTCGTAGGAGCGCTGGTTCATCGCATTGAGGCCATCGAGCATCTTGCGGCGGAGATTGCGGGAAATGCCGGGGGCATCCTCAAGGTAGAGCACGGGGTCTCCCTTTGATCGGAGAGCGACGCCAGCGTGCTTGCCGGGCAGGTAGCCGGAGCCCCACAGGCGGGCGGAGATCGCCTGGACATTCGAGTAAGGCGAGCTGTGTTGGGCGTGTAGAACCACGAAGGTCGGCAAGTCTTCGTTCATGCTGCCGAGGCCGTAGGAGAGCCACGAGCCGAGCGAAGCTTTGCCCGACTGCATCGAGCCGGTGTAGACGAGTTGGTTGGCGGGCTCGTGATTGATCGCCTCGGTGTGCATCGACTTGATGATGCAGATGTCGTCCGCCATCTTCGCGGTCCACGGCAGCAGTTCGCTGATCCATGCACCGGACTGGCCGGACTGCGCGAACTTGAAGATGGTCGGTGCGAGCGGGAAGGCGGCCTGACCGGAGGTCATGCCGGTGAGGCGTTGGCCTTCCTTGGCGAGCCAACCCTTGAGGTCTTCCTTGAAGCGCTTCTTCAGCTCCGGCTTGTAGTCGAAGAGATCGAGCTGCGATGGTGCACCGATGAGCGAGATGTAGATGGCGCGCTTCGCCTTCGGTGCGATGTGCGGGATCATCTCCTGCATCACATCGGGGAAGGCGCGTCCGCTTCCTAACAGCGAGGAAAGCGCGGCCACGCCGAGGCCGGTGCCGTTCTTGCGGAAGAACTGGCGGCGGGTGATGGCGCTATTGTAGTCGGTGATTGAGTTCATGGCGGACTACTTGTTGAGCGTTTCGTCGAGATTGAGGAGCTGGCTGGAGACGAGCGTCCATGCAGCGAGTTCGGGGACGTCGAGGGAGGGATCGGCTTTTGTCTCGCCGTTGGAGATCATGGCTTGCGCTTCCTTGGCGTCGGACTTGTAGACGGCGAGGGCGGAGTCGTGGGTTTCCATGGCGAGCTTCCGCTCGGGTTCTGCGAGAGTGCGCGAGATGAGGCGGGAGCTGAGGAAATCGAGGCGAGCGGAGGCGTCGGCTGAAGCTTTCATCGCGTTTTCTGCCAAGCGTCGGGAGGCCTCGATGAACTGCGGGTCATTCAAGATGACGAAGGCCTGCAGCGGCGTGTTCGTCCGATCGCGGCGGACGCAGAAGACTTCGCGGCTCGGGGCGTTGAGAATCTCCATTGCCGGGTTGGGCGCGGTGCGTTTCCAGAAGGTGTAGATGGAACGGCGATAGAGGGCTTCGCCGGTGTCTTGCTTGTAGAAGCGGGTGTTGGACTCCTTCATCGCGACCGCTTCCCAGATGCCTTCGGGCTGATAGGGCTTCACCGGAGGGCCGCCGATTTTCGGAGACAGCAGGCCGGCGGTGGCGAGGGCGGTGTCGCGCAGCATCTCCGCATCCATGCGGTAGCGCGGGCCGCGCGAGATGAGGCGGTTCATGGGGTCCTTCTCCAGCTTTTCGGGCGAGACGGTGCCGGATTGCCGGTAGGCGGCGGATGTGACCATCAGCTTCACCATGTGGCGGTAGTCCCACTTGGAATCGACGAACTCCGCGGCGAGCCAATCGAGCAGCTTCGGATGGGTGGGCCGTGCGCCCATGATGCCGAAGTCGTCATTGGTCTCCACGATGCCGGTGCCGAAGAGGTAGTACCAGGCGCGGTTCATGGTGACGCGGGCGGGGAGGGGATTGGCCGGATCGGTCAGCCAGCGGGCGAGGCCGAGGCGGTTCTTCGGTGAATCTGCGGCCATCGGCGGAAGTACGGCGGGCGTCGTAGGTGCGACCTTCTCGCCCTTGTCGGAATAGACGCCGCGAGTGAGGACGTGGGCGAAGGGCTCGCCCTTCTTTTCCTCCATCACCAGCGACACCGAGCCGCGGGCGCGCAGGGTGCCTTGTTCGGACTTGAGGGCCTCCAGCTTCACGCGCAGCTCGCGCGAGGGCGCGTCGACGGTGGCGAGGTAGTAGCCGAAGAGGGTATCGAGCTGTTCCTTGGTCCGTTGGTCTGCTGGCAGCGCAGTGATGTGCTGGAGCATGCTGTCCTGTGCCAGGCTGGCGATTTCCTGCGGTGACAGGAGCCGGCGATAGAAGCGGAAGTCCTGGAGGGCGACCTTGCCATTGAGTTTCGAGTCGTTGTTTTCGCGCGAGCCCAGACGCAACGGGACCTTGGTCTCGATGGTTGCGCCGACGTTGTTCGGATTGGTGGCACCACCGGCGTTCTGGCCATCGATGTAGATCGCGCTGGCTTGCGGTGAAGCAGCGGTGCCGTCGAAGGTGACCATGACGTGGTGCCATTCGCCGGGCTTCAGGGGATTCGGGGCGACGATCTTGTTTGCGGACTTGTCCCACGAGTCGA carries:
- a CDS encoding PepSY-associated TM helix domain-containing protein — its product is MFQRFRKLVFWLHLVAGVAAGLVILVMASTGVLLSFERQLTTAADGFEFSTSGEKLPPEALTASLQAAGLKGATGLTLSSDATKPAAFQFGKEKTVFVHPVTGEVLGEGGKKTRSFFKFVTGLHRWLAMAGPAQEAGKSITAAAALVFLFLIPSGLLLWIPKRWTRQGVKAITTIQPQLKGRARDWNWHNVLGIWFALPLLVITTTGVVMGYPWANGLLFKLAGETAPPAGGPPGGRGGPQGGREGQQGGRGGPQGERGGSQPGVSTTGWNQALAAVTANRSGWETIQFQFPAGKEIVFQVSNSHRGRPDLRESVTVDLGTAAIIKAEGFSQMSQGKRWRNWVRWIHTGEAGGWAGQLLAGLTAMAAATLVWTGLALSWRRWRRSRAKAKA
- a CDS encoding DUF1501 domain-containing protein, coding for MNSITDYNSAITRRQFFRKNGTGLGVAALSSLLGSGRAFPDVMQEMIPHIAPKAKRAIYISLIGAPSQLDLFDYKPELKKRFKEDLKGWLAKEGQRLTGMTSGQAAFPLAPTIFKFAQSGQSGAWISELLPWTAKMADDICIIKSMHTEAINHEPANQLVYTGSMQSGKASLGSWLSYGLGSMNEDLPTFVVLHAQHSSPYSNVQAISARLWGSGYLPGKHAGVALRSKGDPVLYLEDAPGISRNLRRKMLDGLNAMNQRSYEAVGDPEIQTRIQQYEMAFRMQASVPELADMSGEPEHIFELYGKDSKVGGSFAASALMARRLLERGTRFVQIFHRGWDQHGDLPRDLTSQCKDVDQGVYGLIQDLKQRGMLEDTLVVFGGEFGRTIYCQGGLSETNYGRDHHPRCFSLWIAGGGIKGGQVYGETDEMSYNIVQNPVHIRDLHATILNQLGLNHEKLSFKFQGLDQKLTGVEPAKVVKDILA